A genome region from Meriones unguiculatus strain TT.TT164.6M chromosome 2, Bangor_MerUng_6.1, whole genome shotgun sequence includes the following:
- the LOC110539907 gene encoding olfactory receptor 4C15-like, with amino-acid sequence MQNQSFVNEFILLGLSQNPQIEKISFVIFLLVYLATPVGNMIVVVTIFYSPVLLGSPMYFFLAFLSFVDACVSSVVTPKMIIDLVYEKKTISFECCMTQIFAVHCLSSVEVIILAAMAYDRYVAICKPLHYSFIMNRRLCGILVCVAWAGGFLHSIIQIAFTLQLPFCGPNIIDHFICDLFPLLKLIACTDTHIFVILVVTNSGSFCIIIFSLLLVFYGVILFSLRAHSSDRRCKALSTCGSHISVVVLFFVPCIIIYARPTSAFFSEKNVFLFATILTPLLYPMIYTFRNKEMKNAIRKLWKRLIMAYGIS; translated from the exons ATGCAAAACCAGAGCTTCGTCAATGAGTTCATACTCCTGGGGCTTTCACAAAACCCCCAAATTGAGAAAATAtcatttgttatatttttattggtCTATCTTGCAACTCCTGTGGGCAACATGATAGTTGTGGTGACCATATTCTATAGTCCTGTGCTGCTCGGCTCCCCCATGTACTTCTTCTTGGCATTCCTATCCTTTGTAGATGCCTGTGTCTCTTCTGTTGTCACACCGAAGATGATCATAGACTTGGTTTATGAGAAGAAGACCATCTCTTTTGAATGCTGTATGACCCAGATTTTTGCTGTGCACTGTCTTTCTTCAGTGGAGGTGATTATCCTGGCAGCCATGGCCTATGATCGCTATGTGGCCATTTGCAAACCCTTGCACTACTCTTTCATCATGAACAGGAGGCTCTGTGGCATTCTGGTGTGCGTGGCCTGGGCTGGAGGATTCTTGCATTCTATCATACAAATTGCCTTCACTTTGCAGCTGCCCTTTTGTGGACCCAATATCATTGATCATTTCATATGTGACTTGTTCCCATTGCTGAAGCTT ATTGCCTGCACTGATACacatatttttgtcattttggtgGTTACAAACAGTGGATCTTTTTGCATTATTATCTTCTCcttgttgcttgttttctatGGTGTCATCTTGTTCTCTCTGAGAGCCCATAGTTCTGATAGAAGGTGTAAGGCTCTCTCTACCTGTGGATCCCACATTAGTGtggtggttttgttctttgtcccTTGCATAATAATATATGCAAGGCCTACATCTGCCTTCTTCtctgaaaaaaatgtgtttctgtttGCTACCATCCTCACGCCATTGCTATATCCTATGATTTACACTTTCAGgaacaaggaaatgaaaaatgCCATCAGGAAATTGTGGAAGAGATTAATAATGGCTTATGGTATATCTTAA